The DNA region CTTTTGGGGACTGGGAATCATCTTGTCAGACAGTATTTTGGATTATCCACAGGCATTCACTGGCGTTTATAGAAGGCATGGTGCCATTGGGACCCTTGGGGCATCCATGGCCTACTGATTATGGAATTGGACTTGTGACCGAAGGGTGGCTGGTTCAATCCCtgactggtaggaaaaatgtgggttgGGGAAGTGATTGAAAAGTGCTCTCCCACATTGACATCCACGAATATGATGCCtagcttgagcaaggcacctaacccccaactgctccccgGACTGCCCACTGttctgggtgtgtatgtgtgatcctAGTGTGGATGTACACTAGCCCCTGGATGGGTACAATTCAGAGAACTTCCTACAGGATTAATAAAGTATAACTTAACTCAgcgtagcctgggcccaggtatagcacccgatgcgcaatggatgCACTGTGTTATTAACAGGGGAGCGCttgtgtcaaggcagcttagttagtcccgacctacatgagattttgaacattgttgtgagagtgatgaatttcatcaaaacccggcccttaaaagcgcgtctattctccgcactttgcgaagagatggtagctgaccaaaaggctgtactgtttcacagcgaggcaaggtggctttcccgaggtaaagtgctgtcgcgcgtgtttgagctccgagtcgcctcttcttggaggaagagcgcatgtttgaatctgcaagcacgttcactaatgaaaatttcttgacgaagctggcctatcttagcgatatatttgatatatcttagcgatacatttgagttaaatgtccagttacaaggcaaagacaagcacctactgtacctcacctagcaaataagattactgcattcaccaaaaacacttgcgtatgggacaggcgcctcgatcgcgacagtattaagactttgagatttctgagcgaaatcgctgaaacgtctgattgggagccactcttgtgatcccatgtattaaacagtaggcctacatcacatccctgcaaagtttatttcaaaaatatttcccaaccagcagtgctcagtatgactggattatggatccatttaatgcagcatgttggtatttcattgaatatattgtaggcctacaatgctgtaaaatggcctatgcttcctaatatgttgctggaaaacagaaatatgtgtgttatatatttatttattattatatctgcagcaccagctgattttaactctgttgaagaggatatatttagaacttgtcattatttcaataaatttgacaattttaagcttgacctaccactttcttagagcgatgagggacaggtggggctcgagaatgcccccttgatcaaagtggggaatgaaagaaaaagttgggtcgcgatagtctgccatttttaaaaaagtaggtccccagaaaaaaagtttgagaaacactgatttaaTAAATGTCATCTCACCAACACCTTTTGCACTCATACAGACATATCATCACAGCCCATACCCATGTTTCACTGTCAGGACTGCATACACTGTGGTAGCCTTAGCCTACACCAAAAACGCTGGACCCCTCTTATCTGAGCCGAACAGCTCTTTGGTACCAAACGATAAGAATAAACTTAATAAGAACATGAAAAGAAGTCTATGGAAGCACATTCTTTAGTCATATGAGACCAAGAGTTGCATTTTAGTTTGCCATGTTTTTCTGCTGGCTCATTTTCACATTTACTTCCTTTCGAACCATCAAAGATAAGTCATAGGCCTACTCCTTGTCTGTCATCATAGTAACTATGGAAAAATATTGAAATGCACAATTGAGCTATATCTTACTACAATTGGCTAGCAAAGACTATCATTTATTTGTATTATATACATAACATTTTCTAAAATGTTTATTTGAATCTTTAGATGAATGCCAGCCCCCTGTCAAAGACAATTCggagcatggacggattatgaactttcgggcccctggcctcagatgtattaagggcccccactaattgtcgcatatgtgggaggggtggtttgggggtcctccccccaaattttttttatttgtttgatgtgatttcctgtattctggtgcattttggggatggccaatactacattcaatcagattcatagcctacatcctgatttgttgatattgaggcaatgattccatgcaaaagcttgggcttcagggccccctgacccctgggcccggtaggcccgtgcagtaatccatccctgattcGGAGGCATATATCAAGTAGGCAGGGTAACCACGCTTTGCTGTGACGGAGTGGAGTTTAGCGCCTGGTTGCCAATGGGACTAGAACCACCTGAGGCTTATAGGTTGCAGCATGCTTCCTGGATAATGAAAAGAAATGGATGCTTCCATGTTTCTATTAGGCCTACAGCCCATGAGGCTTGCTGCAGATGACATGAAGTTTGACTTTGACAATTGaaagtttgtttttaatgtCGTTGCACTCCTCATATATTCTACTGTATTCCACCAATAGCTTAGTTTGTGTTTTGTGGTCTACATTGCAAGGTGTAGATGTGCCAATGTAGCATAATAAAATCCACCTAAAATTCCAGAAAGTGATATTTTTCACAGATGCAGCTTCTCAGGTTTCTCGGAGGACATAGGCTTATTTACTCCACCCACccagcctacagtacatggaaCATAGTGACAGGAATGCTCAATAACTAATAAAAGATGTGATGGAGTAGAGATATTCTATTTGACTATTTTGTACTACATAGGAGGATAAACACAACAGTGATGATGTCTGAGCCAAATCACTCAGTGAGTACGCATTGGCGGAGGTCTAAACAGTCTAATACTTTCAGCCATTGAATGCAGCCTACAGCTCAGTGaatgccagatctgcctcaataAATGTGATTCCAATCGGAATGGACCCCCTGACCTTGGCTATAGCTCTGCCATTTTCAAAAGCATCACAAACATTGCCTGTTAATTCAGGCACTCTTTATCTGCCAGTCGAGCTGTGATGTTTTTTATGCATCAGGtgattaattattattaaaaggTAACAAAGGAAGAAGTGTGACTGGCTGAGTGACTAAATTTGCATCTCAAACAGGAGGTGCTTTCACAAGGACATTAGGTTAGGATCACACTAATCCACTAGGCCTATGTAGGCTACAAGTCGCTATGCCCCCCGAGAATACAAGCAACATGACGAATTGAACACTGCAGTAGCCCACGTCCCTGTGTCGAAAGTGACTGGTCGCTTTAGTGTGTTCGCACTCACGTAATGCATGAGATGGTCAGAGGAGGggtagtgtgtttgtgcgcaccGTGAACTAGCTGGAGTGGGCACTGTGCCAGACTGAACTCACTGACACTCAGTGCGCGGCCCGGATTGAGGCCAGCTTGCTCTGCAAAGCCACAGCCAAAAGCTGTGACTTGCCAACTATAGCCCAGCATGGCTCTTTTCGAGATCTGCCATAACTCTGACCTGATCGCTATAATCTGCGTTACTCATCCGTAAACCATTTTCAGCATCACCTTCCCAATTCACTCATCTATCAACTACCCATGGACACTACCGTGTGATCAACCTGGTCCTTCGTTCGGAAGCAGTACCGTCCGATCAGTCACATGAAAACTGGATGCAGCAGATCGCTGTTCGTAATGTTAAGTCGCAATTCAAAGCCTCAAATTCGGGACAGATTTGCCTCTATATTGTCGCATCCGCTAAATAACACTGCAGTATATCCTTCTCTGCTACAGTTGTGGGGTGGGCTTCCGGAAGTCTCTTGCACATTATAGACAGCACTTGATAAACAAATTCACTATTTACAATAGCCTGCCTCTTGGGGCTGTTTGAACGCTGGTATCGGCTGCCCCCTTCTGGCCATTTTAGTTCAAGGTTATTACAAAGGCCTGTCTGAAGTGTCAACCATACACAAAATCGAGCTATTCCTCCATGTAGTCATATAGAAAGATGAAAGACCACGttacaaagaaacaaaaaaacttgATTTTCCAGGGTTTTTATTCAAATGTCAAGAGAAATTTCAGTCCCAGTCCCTTATTGTTTCAGAAAGCGTGCTTTGGTACTTCCAGCTCGAGTAGTGGGACCCTCTATAATGCTGAATTGGCCACAGCACGTCCTCCTGTACTATCTGCAACTGCAGCTCATCTGGCACATTCAACCCATGTGGTGTTGTGTACTTGCAACTCATagtcaaaaacaaaaacaaaacaacacggGTATCTCCAAATCCAAACAAAACCCCAGTAACTATCATCCCCATAAACAGAGATCATTTGAAATCACAGATGTGGCCTCTGCTATTGTAGGGGAAGAATGCCAGTGGTGGTTCTCTTTGATAAGAGAAACACTCATAGCGTTTCAATCACACAGGTCAGATACGGCTGTAAACACGTCTCTTCCACACACATCAGCCGTGTGTTAAATGTGTAAATTTACAGTTCAGTCTGACTGCCTCAATAGCAGCAGGTACAAGCACCACGATGTTCAgctgtgaacatttcaacccAGTGTGTTCATTAAAGGTTAAGGACTGGCATAAAAGTTTTTTGTAGTACATGAGAATTCCCTCCTGAAGGTTGGTGATGAAAATAGGGGTTGGTGTGCATGTAGGCCTTTGTTTGGATTTGAATGCCTTTGAACAGCAGTTTAAAAATTGAGATGCAAATACTGGTCTGACTGTACTTAAAACACATTCACTAAGAAAGCATGCATTTCCGCAGGGACAAGGCAAAAAACACTCTCCCTCAGAACAACCCAGGTCAGAGTAACAGCAAGAGGCGGAACGCAAGAAAGTGCTGAGTTTTAATATCAACATAAAGAGATCAATATCAGAAATACAATGGGTCCTTCTGCCGGACTAGCCCAGGGCAGTGAGAGTCTGAGAAGGGGAGGCGGAGTGGAGGTCCTCCCTGGCTGATGGGAGATCAAAGACTCCAGGCTCTGTATCCTCACCAGATCAAGAAAACATACAATCCACTCTTCATGGAAGAAGCTTGaagctcttttcttttcttctttttaaaaTAACAGTCTCTTCCAGGTTTTGGGGGGGCATGGAAGTTGGTtgagtgtgaaggtgtgtgtgcgcgcgtgtaaTCTGTGTGGATGACATTCAGCCAGTCAGTAGGTGTGTAAACATACGTTAGTGAAGTCACAGCCCCACTGTGTGGGGACTTGTTTCATTAAAGAAAGCCTTTGCCAAACAGAAGGCCTGGAATGGATGGCAGCTGACCAGAGAGAAATGTTAAAACACTTGGCGCTCACAGACGGGAAATACTTTTTTTGTAGAGTTTgagattcttttttttaatgttttaaagCCTTCATCCAAATGTAATGCCTGTCAAACAACAGAACTCAAACTAGTGGTAGGTTGGCTTTGAATGAAATGTGTGGAGGGTGAAATGTGCATCTGAGCACAGGTCGGGGTTAGTAGTGGCTGTTGACACTGGGAAAGATGACTTGGTAGCACCATTGATGCTTTCAGTCAGAAGACATCGTTTGCTTCGTTTCACAAGGTAATTGATAGAACGGAAACACTGCTATGGCCTTCAGCAGCAGCCAATAAAGCCTTACCGGCCTGCTCCATGCATGTGTGCAACAGTAAGAATCTGACCTAGTCCTTTGTGTTGACTGGCTGAATGTATACTGCTCATGTAGTAAAGTAGAGGGTTGGACTTAATGTCATGAATGGCAACAGCTGGGACAATTTGATAGCCAAGGCAGCTTTTGCATAAAATACTGATAGTCAAGAGGGAGAGGATTGAAAGCAAAAGGAAAGGGGGTTCCCCAGAGGCGAGACTCTGGTGCCCATACTGCGGAGTGTACATAAATCAACTCAAGATCCCCTTGGAAGTCCGGAAGGAAAAAAAATtacagaataaataaaaaaaaaataataaaatatcataGGAGCTTTCCATTTCCAAACAAAGGGAAAATAATAATCCATTTAAAATTTTGtcttgtactttttttttatatataaactaTTAGCACTTCGGGAAGCAAATTCTGCCCAGCCCGAGCTCAGTGTCAGCAGCGAGGgggaaaggggggagggggagtgagggCTGATGCAGGGGGTCCTCGGAGAGAGGTGGATTTTCCACAGGCACTCTCTAgagacgcctgtgtgtgtgctaggagGGATGGGGAATGGGCTGAGGAGGGACTCGAGGCTTTCTCCCAAGAGTCGGATCAACTGAGGAGAATGAAAtgacatggagagagggagggagagagagggagagagagagagagagaggggttgggTGTGGGGCACAGAGGGACCCTGTCTGGGGAGATCAGGTGAGGGTCAGGGGAGAAATGGGAGGAAACTGTCGGGGTGGTGGGCCCATCCCTCCGTGGCGTGGCACATTAGAGCGTGTTTGTGGCGCGGGCCGGGCCATAGACACCAGCCAGCCAGTCCTTGTGGCCGCCTGTACCCCCCGCCTGGTTACCAGAGGGGGCACGCGGCGCGCAGAGACACTAGTGCCAGCTCTGTAGCTGCTGCTGGTCGTACTCTGCTATCAGTCTCTTGATGTGAGCCAGCTTATTGTGCAGGTACTCACAGCGGTTCTTCTCCTGACTGTAGTGCGGGTTAGTCtgggagaaacagaaagagtgaTGAGGGATGTTGTGGAGAAAGTAAGTGATAATATACAAAAATAACAGTTAATGAAAACTATATGCAAAATACAATATACATTTACCTTTTTAATTTTGCGATACTCTTCAAGTATCTGATTGTGGATTAGCTGTGGACACAAAAACAGAGCATGTAAATATGTTTGGCAGGGACAATTGGACCAGATGGTGGGAACAGAACGCAGTGACTGAGTCGCTGTGTGCAGACAGGCATAATTGCCTTTCTAACCATGTGCTGGTTAAGCCATATATCTGATGTTTGATTGTCTTTCAGAGATATACTGCTGTTCAGCTACTGTTCAAAAAGCTGCTGGTAACAACGCTAATGATTGGTATATTTCACTGGTAGTTGCCTGCTTTTCTATATTTAAGGCCTATATGATGTCAATCGAGCAAACCTTGTTAAGGCAGACATGGCTCAAATATTACTCACATCTTGCAGTATCAGTTTTCTAGCTCTGACTAAAGAATGTTTGTGTTATTGAGGATAGTTTAGAGTGTGTGTACCTTGTATTTGTCTGTGCCCTGTGGCAGCTGCTTGAGCTCTGCGTCCAGTATGGTGAACTGGCGCGTGATGCCCTCGATGCGCGCGTGCAACCCCCGGTACTCGCTGTACTCCGAGTTAAAGTCATTCTTGTAGCTCTGCCGCTGCTCCGGGGAGGCAATCACAGTGTACTTCCTGCAAACAAAGACATGGGTAAATAAGATGAGGGACTCATTAGGAGTCCTGGGTTAAAACTGCTGGACTTGTGCAGTACTACAAGACTGTCGACAACGGTTAGTTAATTTTAACACCATTATATTCTGTATACTGAATGAAAGACTCTTACAATAAATAGTCGGCCACCTCTGGTGGCGTAGGGGCACTGGAGCTGTCACACGTTCCATTGAGATCTGAAGACAATTAAAAAAGCAATTAAAAAAAGTATTAATTAACAAAACAACTTGTGTGTTGTGGATGACAAGCGAAGAAACAAGACAATTAGTTAATAACTAACTGTACATTACAGACGCATGAACCTTTGCAAAAATACAGGTGCATGTGGCTTTTGCATGCAGTTTGcagtagaatagaataaaatttCTGCAGCAGTGCGCACCTGTGCTCTTGTGTGGACCGCTGTTGGCCTTCATGCCGTCCGGACTGGAGGAGATCTCGCAGGCTTTCCTCTGGTCAGCCACAcgttcctcccctcctctcctctccctgcggCTCTCCctgtccttctccttctcccgtTCCCTATCTTTCGACTTCTCTTTGTCCTTGTGCTTCTTGGACTTCTTCTTGGTCTTGCCGTGTGGGGTGGGCGAGGGTGGCTTAGGGTGGGCGTGCGCGGGGTCTGGGCATGGCGAGAGGGTCTGGGGCACGGGGGTGGGATGCAGGCTGGAGGCTGGTCCAGAGGAGGCGGGGTGCGGGGCCGGCTGGGACAGCCTCTCGGCCACCGCCATAGTGTCCCGGCTATCGCTGTCGCGGCCGTTGTGGTTGGAGTCGTTACTGACGTCCGAGAGAGGGTCGAAGGGACGCGGCAGGTCCAGCCGCGGCAGGTCCAGCAGCGGCGCCGGCAGCAGGGCCGAGCTTGAGGCGCCGCTCTCGACCGACGACGACGAGGCAGACAGGGGGGTCAGGAGTGACGTCCCAGACGAGGATGCCTCCTTGCCATTGGAGGAGCTCAGCTTGCCGTTGATTGGTGCAGCAGGCTTGCTGACCAGATGAGATATCCGAGGCTTCTTGTTGGCCAGAGGGTCAATGAACTCTGTAGCTGGCCGTTTCTGTTGCACAAATATAGGCCTCATTATTAAAAGGTAACACATTTGGCTACAATTATGATAAAACTTAAACAATAAGCTCACACAtacatttgtatttatatttatatatgtgtatgtgtgcgtgcgttaaCCTGAGAAGGCGAGCTGCTGGCTGGCTCCTTGGGGGGACTTGCAGGCACCTCGGCTGGGGCTGGGGTCTTGCTAGGAGCCTTGCACAGTTTCCTGTGGGTACACCAGAACAAGCACACTCCATTGAGCATGCAGCACAGACatgcactcaaaacacacacggAGCAGCAGTAATGTCACTGACTGACAATAGGTCGACACCGGTTTGACTCCGACCGCTGCGAGTCcatggataaaagcatctgctaaatgtcAGTAAGGTTGaaactttcactttcacatacacacagcacagacatacaaactcaaacacactcatactgtaTGCCGTGACAACAAGCCTTAACTGCCACAtgacccctcacacacacaagaaatctATGCTAAAGCATGTTACAGTTTGAGTACGTTTGCCGTTGCATTATCATCTGCAGTATGTGGGAATAGAACAGAATGGGCACTCTCCGCTGCCTGGCAGGCCTGAGTGAATCAGTGGCACTGTGGGCAGGAGCTAAGGACATGGCAGACTGCTCTCCACTCATACACCCACCCAACTACACTGCCCCAGCCTAGctctccctctcgctttctcacacgcgcacacacacacacacacacacacccatcatacacagtcacacaacgGACACATTTCCATACCGACTTACACGCTTCTATATCATTCATCTCCCAAGACACACAAACTCAGTGCTTcagctctctcccccacacacgcacacctcccACAGTGTAGCTGTGGAgagggcgcacacacacacacacagaggaggtggGGAATGACACACCAGCCACAGGCTGCCTGATGCATGAGTTGGATCGAGAGCTGGAGGGGAGGCCTGCCTTCTGGACTGCTGGCCCACGCCCAGCATGAGAGCCGGGGAGAGACGGCTGGTTGGGTGAACAATAAAAACAGGCTGGGAAAAATCGATGAGGTGCAGCATAAAACTGAAAGATGTTCCACTACAACAGCTCTGTCTACAAGAAGTGTGCAAAGAAGCATTCTTGTGAATGACTCATTCAGCTGTAGCTGCTCACAGCACAAATGGTGGGACCCATGATAGTTCTAGTGGCAGTGGTTTGCCAGTAGAGGGCAGCAACAGACAGCTTCAGCCCATTAATGACTGGAGTGCATGTTATGCGGTGTATCTGAGAgctgagaggggtgggggtgggagggtagtttgtttgtttgtttgtgtgtttgagtgtgtgtgtgcgccgcaTTTGCCTACGAGTTGAGGGGGAAAGGAAAAGTGGGGGTGCATGTTTGAATCAGTCACTAActgtgaagagtgtgtgagcAATGTGTGAGTGCGAAATGGATATTAAATGTTTCTCACAAGActcgtcagtgtgtgtgcatgagaatgagagtgagtgaaagagtgagagggaaagagtgagtgagttagtgtgtgtgtgtgtgtgtgtgcgctgtagGTCCAACCCCACAGCGCAGCTCTGGGGGGGGCAAGGTGCTGGCCAGCTGCCACCTTCTCACATGGATCAGCATGTTCAGGGACAGTCTGCCGTTACCGATGTCCCCTGCGCCTTCCTCCCGCAAACCCACTGCAGACCTCCTGCAGCAAAGCCCTTTGCACAGCATAGCCTCCCAGGACTGCCCCTACTAGCCACTCCGGCTCTGACCGCTCCTCGCTATGACTGGGACTCAGTGTCTTAACAAAACATCTACCAGCTGACCAGGGCCCACAGCACAGgctaaacacataaacacacatgctg from Alosa alosa isolate M-15738 ecotype Scorff River chromosome 9, AALO_Geno_1.1, whole genome shotgun sequence includes:
- the ell gene encoding RNA polymerase II elongation factor ELL isoform X2 codes for the protein MNIRSNPREFSCDYDGVRERGGNGSKMAALKEEQCYGLSCGRVSNGSNISVFHVKLTDSALRAFEEFQNSKAQSSQPRIRFNGNQGKISIPSSDSPSDLRTFTFYLSNVGRDNPQGSFDCIQQYTTGDGSVELDCLGGIQDKITVCATDDSYQKARQSMAQVEEETRSRGAIVIKPGGRYVGKRVQRRGPVTGLTDIAPSRRTSRPVIISSSAPRKGGGGGAQLRPLRERLTHLLALKPYRKPELILRLQKDGLTQQDKDSLDSLLQQVANLNGKDNTFTLKDCLFKEIQKDWPGYAEVDQQILKRILVRKLCKAPSKTPAPAEVPASPPKEPASSSPSQKRPATEFIDPLANKKPRISHLVSKPAAPINGKLSSSNGKEASSSGTSLLTPLSASSSSVESGASSSALLPAPLLDLPRLDLPRPFDPLSDVSNDSNHNGRDSDSRDTMAVAERLSQPAPHPASSGPASSLHPTPVPQTLSPCPDPAHAHPKPPSPTPHGKTKKKSKKHKDKEKSKDREREKEKDRESRRERRGGEERVADQRKACEISSSPDGMKANSGPHKSTDLNGTCDSSSAPTPPEVADYLLKYTVIASPEQRQSYKNDFNSEYSEYRGLHARIEGITRQFTILDAELKQLPQGTDKYKLIHNQILEEYRKIKKTNPHYSQEKNRCEYLHNKLAHIKRLIAEYDQQQLQSWH
- the ell gene encoding RNA polymerase II elongation factor ELL isoform X1 gives rise to the protein MLALLTTISATESATQKDGSRRHMSCGICAREVGPAPCCRKSQRKWAWLEGIQLNMLQRSTPNGSQGLDHITAQSSQPRIRFNGNQGKISIPSSDSPSDLRTFTFYLSNVGRDNPQGSFDCIQQYTTGDGSVELDCLGGIQDKITVCATDDSYQKARQSMAQVEEETRSRGAIVIKPGGRYVGKRVQRRGPVTGLTDIAPSRRTSRPVIISSSAPRKGGGGGAQLRPLRERLTHLLALKPYRKPELILRLQKDGLTQQDKDSLDSLLQQVANLNGKDNTFTLKDCLFKEIQKDWPGYAEVDQQILKRILVRKLCKAPSKTPAPAEVPASPPKEPASSSPSQKRPATEFIDPLANKKPRISHLVSKPAAPINGKLSSSNGKEASSSGTSLLTPLSASSSSVESGASSSALLPAPLLDLPRLDLPRPFDPLSDVSNDSNHNGRDSDSRDTMAVAERLSQPAPHPASSGPASSLHPTPVPQTLSPCPDPAHAHPKPPSPTPHGKTKKKSKKHKDKEKSKDREREKEKDRESRRERRGGEERVADQRKACEISSSPDGMKANSGPHKSTDLNGTCDSSSAPTPPEVADYLLKYTVIASPEQRQSYKNDFNSEYSEYRGLHARIEGITRQFTILDAELKQLPQGTDKYKLIHNQILEEYRKIKKTNPHYSQEKNRCEYLHNKLAHIKRLIAEYDQQQLQSWH